A window of the Brassica napus cultivar Da-Ae chromosome A2, Da-Ae, whole genome shotgun sequence genome harbors these coding sequences:
- the LOC106392308 gene encoding histidine-rich glycoprotein-like → MLDKLIGGYGYGHHGYGHKNHRSSGYTFEEHKEFMSYEESQGGYFDRQSRYDHHMRLPANHNRPPMAHMPVFDEEDSDSEGEEFYKSSQSHHKTVLPHHGNNHHQQPPHMNFMPPPPMAQPHHNGKIGNGWQGMHEDAYYGGHGMQQHGGYGMKQHGAQEMKHHDRLMAPQVPPHHVYMNPSHASGSGSGHAVMFKASENWRVSTNSSGHHRARWGNRGL, encoded by the exons atgcTTGACAAACTTATCGGAGGGTATGGGTACGGCCACCACGGGTACGGCCACAAGAATCACAGAAGCAGCGGCTACACCTTCGAGGAGCACAAGGAGTTCATGTCTTATGAAGAGTCACAAGGAGGCTACTTTGACCGTCAATCCCGCTACGATCACCACATGAGGCTTCCGGCCAACCACAACCGTCCACCCATGGCTCACATGCCTGTCTTTGACGAAGAAGATTCAGACTCAGAAGGGGAGGAGTTCTATAAGAGCAGTCAGAGCCACCACAAAACAGTGTTGCCACATCACGGAAACAACCACCACCAACAGCCACCTCATATGAACTTCATGCCCCCACCTCCGATGGCTCAACCTCACCACAAT GGAAAGATAGGTAATGGATGGCAGGGGATGCATGAAGATGCATACTATGGAGGGCACGGGATGCAGCAACACGGTGGGTATGGGATGAAGCAGCACGGTGCGCAAGAGATGAAGCACCACGACAGGCTTATGGCTCCTCAGGTTCCACCACATCATGTCTACATGAACCCAAGCCATGCTAGTGGCAGTGGGAGTGGGCATGCAGTAATGTTCAAGGCTTCGGAGAACTGGCGAGTCAGCACCAATAGCAGCGGCCACCACAGGGCAAGATGGGGGAATAGGGGACTCTGA
- the BNAA02G13420D gene encoding uncharacterized protein BNAA02G13420D yields the protein MENKNNRGNEDGPKHSQVVKIKREFEKISQPSLHQPEMRRVLSEIKRSQRSRSPLGLGERSISVGN from the coding sequence ATGGAGAACAAGAACAATCGTGGAAACGAGGATGGTCCAAAACATAGCCAAGTGGTGAAGATAAAGAGAGAATTTGAGAAGATAAGTCAGCCATCGCTGCATCAACCGGAGATGAGAAGGGTCCTTTCCGAGATCAAGAGGAGTCAACGTTCACGTTCACCACTCGGCTTAGGAGAGAGATCTATTTCCGTTGGCAACTAA